The Pedobacter roseus genome contains a region encoding:
- a CDS encoding non-ribosomal peptide synthetase — protein MHQGSQMRLSVVFLGDGRYEFVWSHHHILMDGWCVGILIKEFFGFYYNSLEGMPTELGRPHLYSRYIEWLGAVDEKKSLGYWTDYLNGYNTLSVLPKSKKGNGGARKEQVLTIDGDIRSSLRSLCIELGVTENTFVQAAWGLLLGRYNNTDDVVFGSVVSGRPADIEGIEDMVGLFSNTIPVRVRARGGMCFRDLLKEVQQEAISGMEHHYVQLAEIQSLSGVGGALFDHILVFENYPVQEIIPDNKSKQPKLKLLSSKTMETSNYDFALIILPNTNFNIQFHYDQNVFSDESVRQLCRHLKAIIHKLILNSHADISCFDFVDLEEQQKILYSFNHTPNLFSEKRTVIDMFEEQVKNSPDGLCLDFEGNSLTYNEVNIRANQLANYLHINFNIRRGDLIGILLDRSDWMIVSILGVLKSGAAYVPIDVDYPNDRINYIIKDSGCKLILDNSQILKFIECRKELDCLNNKKRSGLNDLAYVIYTSGSTGNPKGVMIEHSSLSNRIIYFQEYYEITTLDVMFFYRSFSFDGSIEEYLLPLMIGAKCYLASSDFKLNLLDNLVNAIELNSVTKINMPPALLGEIINSDQPEIISKLKSLKHLVSGGDKISLKTVSAVLSKLSCKLYNSYGPTENTIDSTNYLIEKVDPDVSSIPIGRPISNSRVYILDVSGHLCGIGIPGEICVSGAGLARGYLNRPELTAERFVPNPYLAGELMYLTGDIGRWLPDGNIEFLGRADDQVKVRGYRIELGEIESVLQGHADVDSCVVVARENSSGDKDLIAYVVGSEGLDVSVLRGYLGGILPQYMVPGHYVGLASLPLTPNGKVDRRSLPDPDGLELGSGREYVAPRTETERALVSIWQDVLGKEGIGVKDNFFELGGHSLKVILLSGQIHKKMDIRLALKDFFEHPLLEEQSMLIEQAQKDSFSFISAVPGSGSYALSSSQRRLWILSQFPEANVAYNMPGVYVFSGSVNADGLFHSFSQLQERHEILRTVFREDGEGVVRQVVLTSSESGFFLEQRDLQGKDASFVDSVVESDFVRPFDLSSGPLFRAGLYRVSQDRWVFTYVMHHIISDGWSMGILIRELLSLYNSYVLGEENALSPLRIQYRDYAAWQQAELSGSRYEEHRSYWLDHLSGKLPVLELLGGRARPSVKTYNGGVVHRMLGSDLSSGLRSLSQERGATLFMGLLACVNVLLYRYSGQSDLIIGTPMAGREHSDLEDQIGFYVNTVALRSRFSGSDSFLELVDHVRGVSLGAYEHQAYPFDELLEELHLQRDMSRSPLFNILVDFHDLRERGSIKELSYNSLNVEPYKNIERGISKYDITFYFSLSVQGLGLSIEYNSDIYDEPAMLRMSGHFEHLLSGLLSSPDAPVGDIDYLGTVERSLLLGDFNSTGSDYPRDRSIVDLFEEQVLLCPEHTAVVFGSVRLSYSELNMLSNRLAHYLREVHGIGAGDLVGILQDRSDLLIVSILGVLKSGGAYVPIDPDYPRDRIDYMLRDSGCGILLTQTEYVFGLESFPGELFAVDIQLSGLDTSAENPVGVSGADDLAYVIYTSGSTGMAKGCSVTMSSLFNYVHWSNGYYFEGLESVNFGFYTSLSFDLTITSIFCSLTQGGILTVYGSYEELTDIFSSVFSDDSFVNCIKLTPSHIHVLAHLSLSSSTVSRVIIGGEQVLSFHIKTLKELGGSLMRIYNEYGPTESTVGVIVNEVEKVDPDVSSIPIGRPISNSRVYILDVSGHLCGIGIPGEICVSGAGLARGYLNRPELTAERFVPNPYLAGELMYLTGDIGRWLPDGNIEFLGRADDQVKVRGYRIELGEIESVLQGHADVDSCVVVARENSSGDKDLIAYVVGSEGLDVSVLRGYLGGILPQYMVPGHYVGLASLPLTPNGKVDRRSLPDPEGLELGSGREYVAPRTETERALVSIWQDVLGKEGIGVKDNFFELGGDSLSMIKFIVILKNKMSYKLEVKELLLNSTIFQMSILMENRNENQKQNNTELYK, from the coding sequence CTGCATCAGGGCTCACAGATGCGCCTGAGTGTTGTTTTTCTTGGGGATGGCCGGTATGAGTTTGTCTGGAGCCACCACCACATATTGATGGACGGCTGGTGCGTGGGCATACTGATCAAGGAATTTTTTGGATTTTATTATAATTCACTGGAAGGTATGCCTACCGAACTGGGGCGTCCCCACCTTTACTCAAGATATATAGAATGGCTAGGTGCTGTCGATGAGAAAAAGAGCCTGGGATACTGGACGGACTATCTGAATGGATATAATACCTTGTCGGTATTGCCCAAATCAAAGAAAGGTAATGGTGGTGCCAGAAAAGAGCAGGTTCTTACAATTGATGGGGACATCCGTTCCAGCCTCCGCTCGCTGTGCATCGAGCTGGGGGTAACCGAGAATACTTTTGTTCAGGCAGCCTGGGGTCTTCTGCTGGGCCGCTATAACAATACTGATGATGTTGTTTTCGGTTCGGTCGTATCGGGCCGTCCGGCAGATATAGAGGGGATTGAGGATATGGTTGGGCTATTTAGCAACACGATCCCGGTAAGGGTCCGTGCCCGTGGCGGGATGTGCTTCCGGGATCTGCTGAAAGAGGTTCAGCAGGAGGCGATTTCCGGGATGGAACACCATTATGTTCAACTGGCAGAAATCCAGTCTTTGTCTGGGGTTGGGGGAGCTCTTTTCGACCATATACTGGTATTCGAAAACTACCCCGTACAGGAAATTATTCCCGATAATAAATCAAAACAACCAAAACTTAAACTTCTGTCTTCAAAAACGATGGAGACAAGTAATTATGACTTTGCTCTCATAATCTTACCTAATACAAATTTTAATATACAATTTCATTATGACCAGAATGTGTTTTCAGACGAGTCAGTTAGACAGTTATGCAGACATCTAAAAGCGATCATTCATAAATTAATCCTAAACTCTCATGCCGACATCAGTTGTTTTGATTTTGTAGACCTAGAAGAGCAACAAAAAATACTTTATTCATTCAATCATACGCCAAATTTATTTTCAGAAAAGAGGACCGTTATCGATATGTTTGAAGAACAAGTTAAAAATAGTCCCGATGGGTTATGCCTTGATTTTGAGGGCAATTCGTTAACATATAATGAGGTAAATATCAGAGCGAATCAGCTTGCTAATTATCTCCATATTAATTTCAATATTAGAAGAGGAGATCTTATAGGTATTCTCTTAGACCGGAGTGACTGGATGATAGTTTCAATTCTTGGAGTTCTCAAATCTGGTGCGGCTTATGTTCCCATAGATGTCGACTATCCTAATGATCGAATTAATTATATAATAAAGGACAGTGGATGTAAGTTAATTTTAGATAATTCTCAAATTCTCAAATTTATTGAATGTCGGAAAGAACTAGATTGTCTGAATAATAAAAAGCGTTCGGGTTTGAATGATTTGGCTTATGTTATTTATACCTCGGGTTCTACGGGTAATCCCAAAGGAGTGATGATTGAACACAGTAGTCTTTCCAATAGGATTATTTACTTTCAGGAGTATTATGAAATTACTACCCTTGATGTAATGTTCTTTTATCGATCCTTTAGTTTTGACGGATCTATTGAAGAATATTTACTGCCATTGATGATTGGTGCAAAATGCTACCTTGCTTCTTCAGATTTTAAGTTGAATTTATTGGATAATTTAGTTAATGCTATTGAGCTAAATAGTGTTACAAAAATAAATATGCCACCTGCTTTACTGGGGGAAATAATTAACAGTGATCAGCCAGAAATAATTTCTAAACTTAAGTCGCTTAAGCACCTGGTTTCCGGTGGGGATAAAATTTCGTTAAAGACCGTTTCGGCAGTTTTATCTAAACTTTCATGTAAGCTATATAATAGTTACGGACCAACAGAAAATACTATTGATTCAACTAATTATTTAATAGAAAAGGTTGATCCAGATGTTTCATCGATTCCTATCGGGCGTCCTATTTCAAACAGCCGTGTTTATATACTTGACGTTTCGGGCCATCTTTGCGGTATCGGCATTCCGGGTGAGATCTGTGTTTCCGGTGCGGGGCTAGCGCGGGGCTACCTTAACCGTCCCGAGCTGACTGCGGAGCGTTTTGTTCCGAACCCTTATCTGGCTGGGGAGCTGATGTACCTTACGGGTGACATCGGGCGCTGGCTGCCTGACGGTAACATTGAGTTCCTTGGGCGTGCTGATGACCAGGTGAAGGTCCGTGGTTACCGGATCGAGCTTGGGGAGATCGAGAGTGTTCTCCAGGGTCATGCGGATGTTGATTCGTGTGTTGTGGTTGCACGTGAGAACAGTTCGGGGGATAAGGACCTTATCGCTTATGTGGTGGGTTCGGAAGGTCTTGACGTATCGGTCCTGCGGGGCTACCTTGGGGGCATCCTTCCCCAGTACATGGTTCCCGGCCATTATGTGGGTCTTGCCTCTCTTCCGCTGACGCCAAACGGTAAGGTGGACCGCCGTTCCCTTCCGGATCCAGATGGGCTTGAGCTTGGCAGCGGGAGGGAGTATGTTGCTCCGCGCACAGAGACGGAGCGTGCACTGGTTTCAATCTGGCAGGATGTACTTGGAAAGGAGGGGATTGGGGTAAAAGACAACTTCTTCGAGCTTGGGGGGCATAGTTTGAAAGTTATCCTTCTTAGCGGACAGATACACAAAAAAATGGACATACGGCTTGCCCTGAAAGATTTTTTTGAACATCCGCTGCTTGAAGAGCAGTCGATGCTAATTGAGCAGGCCCAAAAGGATTCTTTTTCTTTCATTTCCGCTGTTCCCGGATCTGGTTCTTATGCTTTGTCATCGTCCCAGCGCCGATTATGGATATTGAGCCAGTTTCCTGAGGCGAATGTGGCATACAATATGCCCGGTGTTTATGTTTTCAGCGGTTCGGTGAACGCGGATGGTCTTTTTCACAGTTTTTCACAGCTGCAGGAGCGGCATGAGATCCTGCGTACGGTTTTCCGGGAGGATGGTGAGGGTGTTGTCCGTCAGGTTGTTCTTACTTCGTCTGAGAGCGGTTTCTTTCTTGAGCAGCGGGACCTTCAGGGAAAAGATGCTTCTTTTGTCGATTCGGTTGTTGAGTCCGATTTTGTTCGTCCCTTTGATCTTTCGTCAGGCCCTCTTTTCCGGGCTGGTCTTTACCGTGTATCGCAGGACCGCTGGGTCTTCACCTATGTGATGCACCATATCATAAGCGATGGCTGGAGCATGGGTATACTTATCCGTGAGCTTCTTTCTCTCTACAACAGTTATGTTCTTGGTGAAGAGAACGCTTTGTCTCCCTTGCGTATCCAGTACCGGGATTACGCCGCCTGGCAGCAGGCCGAGTTGTCGGGTTCCCGTTATGAGGAACACCGTTCCTACTGGCTGGACCATCTGTCGGGTAAGCTTCCAGTTCTTGAGCTCTTAGGCGGCCGAGCCCGCCCATCGGTAAAGACATACAATGGTGGTGTTGTACACCGTATGCTCGGCTCAGATCTGAGCAGTGGCCTGAGATCTTTGAGCCAGGAACGGGGCGCTACGCTTTTCATGGGCCTACTGGCGTGCGTTAATGTTCTGCTATACCGCTACAGCGGCCAGAGCGATCTGATCATAGGTACGCCTATGGCCGGTCGTGAGCATTCTGACCTTGAGGACCAGATCGGTTTCTATGTGAATACGGTAGCACTACGGAGCCGTTTTTCGGGTTCGGATAGTTTTCTTGAACTGGTTGACCATGTCCGTGGGGTAAGCCTTGGGGCCTATGAGCACCAGGCCTATCCGTTCGATGAGCTGCTGGAAGAACTTCACCTGCAGCGTGACATGAGCAGGAGCCCCCTGTTCAATATACTGGTGGATTTTCATGACCTAAGAGAGCGGGGTTCAATAAAAGAATTGAGTTACAATAGTCTAAATGTCGAGCCATATAAAAATATAGAGCGCGGTATCAGTAAGTATGATATAACTTTTTATTTTAGCTTATCTGTTCAAGGGCTTGGTTTATCCATTGAATACAACAGTGACATTTATGATGAGCCGGCGATGTTGCGTATGTCTGGCCATTTTGAGCATCTCCTTTCCGGCCTGTTGTCCAGTCCGGATGCTCCCGTTGGGGATATTGATTACCTTGGTACTGTGGAGCGTTCGCTGTTATTGGGGGATTTCAATTCGACAGGTTCAGACTATCCGCGGGACCGCAGTATAGTTGATCTTTTCGAGGAGCAGGTTCTGCTCTGCCCCGAGCATACAGCAGTAGTTTTTGGTTCAGTGCGTCTGAGCTACAGCGAACTGAACATGCTTTCCAACCGTCTTGCCCATTATCTCCGGGAGGTCCATGGCATCGGTGCGGGCGATCTTGTGGGGATCCTTCAGGACCGCAGTGATTTGCTGATCGTTTCTATTCTGGGTGTTCTTAAATCTGGAGGGGCCTATGTTCCCATCGACCCTGACTATCCCCGGGATCGGATTGATTACATGCTAAGGGACAGTGGATGCGGAATCCTTCTCACGCAGACCGAATATGTCTTTGGTCTGGAGTCTTTTCCGGGCGAACTTTTCGCTGTCGATATCCAGCTGTCAGGTCTGGATACCTCGGCAGAGAACCCTGTAGGAGTTTCTGGGGCTGATGACCTTGCGTATGTGATCTACACTTCGGGTTCGACGGGTATGGCCAAAGGCTGTTCAGTCACGATGTCGAGTCTTTTCAATTATGTTCATTGGAGTAACGGTTATTATTTCGAGGGCCTTGAGTCGGTGAATTTCGGTTTTTATACCTCTCTGTCCTTTGACCTTACCATAACGAGTATTTTTTGTTCTTTAACGCAGGGTGGGATATTAACTGTGTATGGTTCGTATGAAGAACTTACGGATATTTTTTCTTCTGTTTTTAGTGATGATAGTTTTGTTAACTGTATTAAGCTGACGCCTTCGCATATCCATGTATTAGCGCATCTCAGTCTCAGTTCATCAACTGTGTCCCGCGTAATTATTGGCGGTGAGCAGGTATTATCCTTTCATATAAAAACACTGAAAGAACTTGGCGGTTCTTTGATGCGTATCTATAATGAATACGGTCCTACGGAGTCAACCGTGGGTGTCATCGTGAATGAAGTGGAAAAGGTTGATCCAGATGTTTCATCGATTCCTATCGGGCGTCCTATTTCAAACAGCCGTGTTTATATACTTGACGTTTCGGGCCATCTTTGCGGTATCGGCATTCCGGGTGAGATCTGTGTTTCCGGTGCGGGGCTAGCGCGGGGCTACCTTAACCGTCCCGAGCTGACTGCGGAGCGTTTTGTTCCGAACCCTTATCTGGCTGGGGAGCTGATGTACCTTACGGGTGACATCGGGCGCTGGCTGCCTGACGGTAACATTGAGTTCCTTGGGCGTGCTGATGACCAGGTGAAGGTCCGTGGTTACCGGATCGAGCTTGGTGAGATCGAGAGTGTTCTCCAGGGTCATGCGGATGTTGATTCGTGTGTTGTGGTTGCACGTGAGAACAGTTCGGGGGATAAGGACCTTATCGCTTATGTGGTGGGTTCGGAAGGCCTTGACGTATCGGTCCTGCGGGGCTACCTTGGGGGCATCCTTCCCCAGTACATGGTTCCCGGCCATTATGTGGGGCTTGCCTCTCTTCCGCTGACGCCAAACGGTAAGGTGGACCGCCGTTCCCTTCCGGATCCAGAGGGGCTTGAGCTTGGCAGCGGGAGGGAGTATGTTGCTCCGCGCACAGAGACGGAGCGTGCACTGGTTTCAATCTGGCAGGATGTACTTGGAAAGGAGGGGATTGGGGTAAAAGACAACTTCTTCGAGCTTGGGGGGGATTCTTTATCTATGATTAAATTTATTGTTATTTTAAAAAATAAGATGAGCTATAAGCTGGAAGTAAAAGAATTACTTCTAAATTCAACAATATTCCAAATGTCTATACTAATGGAAAACAGAAATGAGAATCAAAAGCAAAACAATACAGAACTATATAAATAA
- a CDS encoding trehalose-6-phosphate synthase codes for MDQKNIVIYHRQPYIEKALNGKVVFYKEGNKPNGIIPLLMSFFSSIKGGLWIAGSEFAEMSGKEQYEKVKFEDYNGECRIKKVLITKEENEKFYHETSKNGFWSILHSSQDKFNSKNIDWENFVLINKRFADSALIEVGDESTIWIHDYNLWLVPLYIRQKNPAVKIIFFLHTPFPSADIFNILPWRDEILLSLLSCNKITFAIPRYVENFISTLKSNFKIKIKMRTKVPNRFLNKGALIEHEMTKKISFNGNIIELDAYPPGTSQKNINRMLNLKASKKRIEELRQEQKGRVSLLAASRLDYIKGIDTLLEAYYRLLVRNFVIHNKITLTLIAVSPASGIKAFNELESKVFMLVNKINSRFGGNDWTPVIYLTDSFNFQEMLCRFSVTDIMCVTSLRDGTNLVCKEFIAVKKGKSGTLILSEFVGASVELKGAIITNPYSDSCIDQAFNVALSSSIPEIKERAETMYNSIKKSDVSFWSKQIIK; via the coding sequence ATGGATCAGAAAAATATAGTAATTTATCACAGACAACCTTATATAGAGAAAGCTTTAAATGGTAAAGTAGTTTTTTACAAAGAAGGAAATAAACCAAACGGAATAATTCCCCTATTGATGAGTTTTTTTTCCTCCATCAAAGGTGGGTTATGGATTGCGGGAAGTGAATTTGCGGAAATGTCAGGCAAAGAACAATATGAGAAAGTGAAATTTGAGGACTACAATGGAGAATGTAGAATAAAAAAAGTATTAATAACAAAAGAGGAAAATGAAAAATTTTATCACGAAACTTCAAAAAATGGATTTTGGTCGATTTTACATTCATCACAAGATAAATTTAACTCAAAAAATATCGATTGGGAAAATTTTGTCCTTATAAACAAACGCTTCGCAGATTCTGCGTTGATAGAAGTGGGCGACGAAAGTACAATTTGGATTCATGATTATAACTTATGGTTGGTCCCCCTTTATATAAGACAAAAAAATCCAGCTGTTAAAATAATTTTTTTCTTACACACTCCTTTTCCATCTGCCGATATTTTTAATATTTTACCCTGGAGAGATGAAATTCTTCTGAGTTTGCTTTCCTGCAATAAAATAACATTTGCAATTCCAAGGTACGTGGAGAATTTCATTAGCACGCTTAAGTCTAATTTTAAAATTAAAATTAAAATGAGAACTAAGGTCCCTAATAGATTTTTGAATAAAGGTGCATTGATAGAGCATGAAATGACTAAAAAGATTAGTTTTAATGGTAATATTATAGAATTAGATGCCTATCCTCCTGGTACGAGCCAAAAGAACATAAATCGGATGCTAAACCTTAAAGCCAGTAAAAAAAGGATAGAGGAATTACGTCAAGAACAAAAAGGACGTGTAAGTCTATTAGCAGCTTCAAGATTAGATTATATAAAAGGGATTGATACACTTTTGGAGGCCTACTACAGATTGTTGGTGCGTAATTTTGTAATACATAATAAAATCACCTTAACTTTAATAGCAGTGTCTCCAGCCAGTGGCATAAAAGCGTTTAATGAGCTGGAAAGTAAAGTTTTTATGCTTGTAAATAAAATTAATAGCCGCTTTGGTGGTAACGACTGGACTCCGGTAATCTATTTGACTGACTCCTTTAATTTTCAGGAGATGCTATGTCGATTTTCGGTAACCGATATTATGTGTGTTACTTCATTAAGAGACGGTACTAATCTGGTATGTAAAGAATTTATTGCTGTAAAAAAAGGGAAATCGGGAACACTTATTTTATCTGAGTTTGTCGGTGCATCAGTAGAACTGAAAGGTGCGATTATTACAAATCCATATTCTGATAGCTGCATAGACCAAGCTTTTAATGTCGCTTTATCGAGTTCAATTCCAGAAATCAAAGAAAGAGCTGAAACCATGTATAATTCTATTAAGAAATCAGATGTCAGTTTCTGGTCAAAACAAATAATTAAATAG
- a CDS encoding glycosyltransferase: MKNPILSVIIPTYNRKGLLDHTLMSITNQKIDLETIEVIIADDGSTDNTEELVEKYSGILNISYYYQEDEGYRVASARNLGITNANGEILFFVDSGILLSKDCISQHISSHKGSLNSVVIGTVLGVEEEYDNNKTLLKQIDLSAIENTIAKIQSENIYLDIREKVFKSCLDNLMSLKAPWALCWTGNLSLRRSMLIEVGEFDIAFDKNWGVEDIDLGYRLFLKGAFFKLNRLALSLHYPHYSDTRGKLEQEKINKRYFDNKHQILASRTFLSCTAICLNDKLDVLESIIDEI, encoded by the coding sequence ATGAAGAACCCAATATTAAGTGTAATTATACCAACATATAACAGAAAAGGATTGCTGGATCACACATTGATGAGTATTACTAATCAAAAAATTGACCTCGAAACAATAGAAGTTATTATTGCCGATGATGGTTCAACGGACAATACAGAAGAATTGGTAGAAAAATATAGCGGTATTCTTAACATCTCATATTATTACCAGGAAGATGAAGGATATAGAGTAGCATCAGCAAGAAATTTGGGTATTACAAATGCAAATGGGGAGATTTTATTTTTTGTCGATTCAGGGATCTTACTAAGTAAAGATTGTATTTCTCAACATATATCCTCTCACAAAGGTAGTTTGAATAGTGTTGTAATAGGAACTGTTCTAGGAGTCGAGGAAGAGTATGATAATAACAAAACATTGTTAAAACAAATTGATCTTAGCGCTATTGAGAATACAATAGCTAAAATTCAATCTGAAAATATATATCTTGATATAAGAGAAAAAGTATTTAAATCTTGTCTGGATAACTTGATGAGCTTAAAGGCTCCCTGGGCATTGTGCTGGACTGGTAACCTGTCGCTCAGGCGGAGCATGTTAATTGAGGTAGGGGAATTTGACATTGCTTTTGATAAAAACTGGGGAGTTGAAGATATTGATCTGGGGTATAGATTGTTTTTAAAGGGCGCTTTTTTTAAATTAAATAGACTTGCCCTGTCCCTGCATTACCCTCACTATAGTGATACAAGAGGCAAACTTGAACAGGAAAAAATAAATAAAAGATATTTTGATAATAAACATCAAATTTTAGCTTCAAGAACGTTTTTATCATGTACAGCAATTTGCTTAAATGACAAATTAGATGTACTGGAAAGTATAATTGATGAAATTTAA
- a CDS encoding class I SAM-dependent methyltransferase → MTRFGWVFRKILWYLNNNNLKSQRAWNEQYLNGDWDCLASELEECRFAAVRNSIDKHCNQKSKVLDVGCGAGLLLKNAKHSIFDQYIGIDISNVAIERARTNKKSNIKYICADMENYYSATKFDMIIFNESLYYSKNPHKLINRYVEFLNKGGYLIFSIFEAKNHLNLIRGLQKDFPAIETTRSNNKRGSWYCHVHKI, encoded by the coding sequence ATGACTCGATTTGGATGGGTTTTTCGGAAAATACTGTGGTATTTAAATAATAATAATCTCAAATCACAACGGGCGTGGAACGAGCAGTATTTAAATGGGGATTGGGATTGTTTGGCTTCAGAACTTGAAGAATGTCGTTTTGCAGCTGTAAGGAATTCAATTGATAAACATTGTAATCAGAAATCCAAAGTTTTAGATGTTGGATGTGGAGCAGGATTATTGCTGAAGAATGCCAAACATAGCATATTTGATCAATATATTGGGATTGATATTTCGAATGTAGCGATAGAAAGAGCACGCACTAACAAGAAATCAAATATTAAATACATATGTGCTGATATGGAAAATTATTATTCAGCTACCAAGTTTGATATGATTATTTTCAATGAATCATTATATTATTCTAAAAATCCTCACAAACTTATAAACCGTTATGTTGAGTTTTTGAATAAAGGCGGATATCTTATTTTCTCCATTTTTGAGGCTAAAAATCATTTAAACTTAATAAGGGGATTGCAAAAGGACTTTCCTGCCATTGAAACTACAAGAAGCAATAATAAGCGGGGAAGCTGGTATTGTCATGTGCATAAAATATAA
- a CDS encoding condensation domain-containing protein — protein sequence MKLQEAIISGEAGIVMCIKYKSLKFRDKMDVMILDTTPKQIEDWHYNYSLKKKQKPRIMKIRHRFPNCDVENVRMAFKMLVQKHESLRTCFPLIDGKIKQKINEYSAIYELRVYNKKEINNISDFIYSLENSLKNIQNGSLLHGILIDQDGEGYEFFLIIHHIVSDMWSIEIIKKDLLAFYNHLTQNAILEIDEEQLQLRHYTAYFKEHRISIHEESLQHWLMDLSKDSWKVDYNVIYQKLSASFPNLIPEHYMRGDRTFLSGFELEKNPDGESYSVICKGEIYSRLQSYKKQINTGVFSILLTSLNILYHRLTGRNDLVVLSHFSNRHEVRTQSIIGNLIGKLIHHTKLNEKDSFKESIITASQNFVDSIDKIVFNSETLKKLNLVTSSFVFLNFINKEREVGPIYLAGKNTLMKSRVESPLVCEVIEFSNCYVINWSYHLSYYNFEMIKVISSLHLSLLSKMVMFSDRNLLTA from the coding sequence TTGAAACTACAAGAAGCAATAATAAGCGGGGAAGCTGGTATTGTCATGTGCATAAAATATAAGAGCTTAAAATTTAGAGACAAAATGGATGTTATGATATTAGATACAACGCCTAAGCAGATTGAAGATTGGCACTATAATTATAGTTTGAAAAAAAAGCAAAAGCCGCGTATTATGAAAATAAGGCATAGATTTCCCAACTGTGATGTAGAAAATGTTAGAATGGCGTTTAAAATGTTAGTTCAGAAACATGAAAGCTTACGGACTTGTTTCCCTCTAATTGATGGAAAAATCAAACAGAAAATCAACGAATATAGTGCTATATATGAACTAAGAGTGTACAACAAAAAAGAAATTAATAATATTTCAGATTTCATTTATTCTTTAGAAAATTCTCTCAAAAATATCCAGAATGGATCCCTTCTCCATGGGATTTTGATAGATCAAGATGGAGAAGGCTATGAATTTTTTTTAATCATTCATCATATAGTTTCCGACATGTGGTCAATTGAGATTATCAAAAAAGATTTATTAGCTTTCTATAATCACCTCACCCAAAATGCAATTCTTGAAATAGATGAAGAACAATTACAACTACGCCATTATACTGCATATTTTAAAGAACACAGGATTTCCATCCATGAGGAAAGTTTGCAACATTGGCTCATGGATTTAAGTAAGGACAGCTGGAAAGTAGATTATAATGTCATCTACCAAAAACTTTCTGCGAGTTTTCCAAATCTAATTCCGGAACATTATATGAGGGGAGATCGAACATTTCTTTCTGGATTTGAACTCGAGAAAAATCCTGATGGGGAGTCTTATAGTGTTATTTGTAAGGGCGAGATATATTCCAGGCTCCAATCTTATAAAAAACAAATAAATACTGGTGTTTTCAGTATCCTACTTACATCACTCAACATCCTCTATCATCGATTGACTGGTCGGAACGACCTCGTGGTACTTTCTCATTTCTCAAATCGGCATGAGGTTAGAACCCAAAGCATCATAGGGAATTTAATAGGAAAGCTAATTCATCATACGAAACTAAATGAGAAAGACTCGTTTAAGGAATCCATCATTACTGCAAGTCAAAACTTTGTCGATTCTATTGATAAGATAGTTTTTAACTCGGAGACACTAAAAAAACTAAATTTAGTAACTTCTAGTTTTGTGTTTTTAAATTTTATCAACAAAGAAAGAGAGGTTGGGCCAATTTATCTTGCAGGTAAAAATACATTAATGAAGTCGAGAGTTGAATCACCATTGGTATGCGAGGTAATTGAATTTTCAAACTGTTACGTAATAAATTGGTCTTACCATTTATCCTACTATAATTTTGAAATGATAAAAGTAATCAGCTCGCTTCATCTTTCTCTGCTTTCGAAAATGGTTATGTTTTCTGATAGAAATTTATTGACCGCATAA